The Pseudogulbenkiania sp. MAI-1 sequence GGTGAAGGCAAGGTCGCACGTACGCCGGCATCGGTCCCGGCGATCTCCATTCATTCCGTGTCACGGCGTTTCGGCAAGCGCCTTGTACTCGACGATGTGACGCTCGAGGTGCAAGCGGGCGAGATGTTCGGCATCGTTGGCGCCGACGGCGCGGGCAAGACGACGCTGCTGCAGTCGATCTGCGCGATTCTCGACCCGAGCGCCGGCAGCGTGGCCGTGGCCGGCCGCGACAGCGTGCGCGAGGCGGGCAGGATCCAGGCGGCACTCGGTTACGTTGCCCAATCCTATTCCCTGTATGGCGACCTGACGGTGGCCGAGAACCTGGCGTTTTTCGCCGCGATCCGTGCCGTGCCGTCTTCCGTGTTCGCTGCGCGGCGCGAAGCCTTGCTACGCTTTTCCGGCCTTGCGCCGTTTCTCGACCGGCGGGCGAAATCCCTCTCCGGCGGCATGCAGAAAAAGCTGGCGGTGTGCTGCAGCCTGTTGCATGAGCCGGAGATCCTGGTGCTGGATGAGCCGACCCTTGGCGTCGATCCGATCTCGCGGCGCGAACTGTGGACCATGCTGCGGGCGTTCCATGCGCGCGGCAAGACCATCATCGTCGCGACGTCCTACATGGACGAGGCGGCAGGCTGCGATCGGGTTGCGGTGCTGGCCGGGGGCCGCGTGCTCGCCTGCGGGCCACCCGCCGGATTCGGCGATCTTGAAGAAGCCGTCAAGCATCTGCTGGCGCCTGCTGCCGCAGTGCCCGAACCGCCGCCTGCACTGCTCGCGGCAGAAGAGGCAAAGGGCGACGCGATCCGGGTGTCGGGCTTGAGCCGCCGCTTCGGGAATTTCACAGCGGTCGACCGGCTCAGCTTCAGCGTTGCGCGCGGCGAGATTTTCGGCTTGCTCGGCCCGAACGGTTCGGGCAAAAGCACGACCATCAAGATGCTCACCGGTATCCTGCCGCCGTCGGAAGGCAGCATGGAAGTGGCGGGCATCGACGTTGCCGCACGGCCCGGCTCAGTGAAAGGGCGCATCGGCTACATGTCGCAGCGCTTCTCGCTGTATGTCGACCTCACGGTCGATGAAAACATCGAGTTCTTCGGCTCGATTTATGGCCTGTCCGACGTCGCGCTCGCCGAACGCCGCGCCTGGGTATTGCGGCTGGCCGGCCTTGCCGGCTACGAACGCGCTTTGGTGAGGTCGCTGTCAGGCGCGCTCAAGCAGCGGCTCGCGCTCGGCTGCGCCGTGCTGCACCGGCCGGACGTCCTGTTTCTCGACGAGCCGACGTCCGGCGTCGATCCGGTTTCACGCGAGGGGTTCTGGCACCTGATTACCGCGATCGGCCGCGCCGGCACCGCCGTGCTGGTTACCACGCATTACATCCGCGAGGCACAGCGCTGCGACCGGGTGGCATTCATCGACCGCGGACGGCTGCTGGCGGTCGATGCTCCTGCCGTGCTGCGCGCGCGCCATGGCGGGGTAGACCTGGAGGATGTGTTCATCGCGTTGATGAAGCATCCGGGGCAGGAAAAATGATGCTGGCGGCGCTCCTTCGCAAGGAAACCATCGAAATCCTGCGCGACCCGATCACGCTGGCGGTAGCGGTGGTGCTGCCGCTCATCATGCTGTTCTTGTTCGGCTATGGCGTGTCGATGGATGTCGAGAACGTCCCGACGGCGGTCTACGACCAGGACCGCACGCCGCAAAGCGCGCGATTCATCGACACTTTCGTGCAGAGCGGCTATTTCAAACACCATCGCAACCTCTGGTCGCCGCGACAGGTCGATGCCGCCCTCGACCGAGCCGACGCCACCATGGTCATCGTCATTCCGCCGGGCTTCGCGCGCCGCCTGGCGGCCGGTTCGGAGGCGCCCGTGCAGATTCTCATCGACGGTTCGTTTTCGCCCACCGCGCTGATCGTGTCGAACTATGCTGCCGCCGTCGTCAACCGCTTTTCGACGCGGCTTGCCGAGGAGCGCCTGGCCGAGTTCGGCTTGACGGCGAGCGGCTTGGTGCGGCTGGAGTCGCGCGTGTGGTACAACGCGCCGCTGAAGACCGTGAACTACATCGTGCCCGGCCTGTTCGCCGTGCTGCTGATGGCCTTTCCGCCGATGCTGACCGCGCTGGCGATCGTGCGCGAACGCGAGCGCGGCACCATCGAGCAAATCTATGTCTCGCCGGTCAGTCCAGCCATGTTCATACTCGGCAAGATCATTCCCTATGCCGTCCTCGCCTTCGGCGAGATGCTGCTGGTGCTGGCAGTGGGAACCGCCTGGTTCGACATCCCCTTGCGCGGCAGTCTTGGCTTGCTGCTCGGGGCTTCGCTGATTTACGTTTTCGTGACCGTGGGGCTGGGCGTGGCGGTATCGGCGGTTGCCAGGACGCAGGTGGCGGCGGTGCTGCTTTCGTCGGTCGGCACGCTGATGCCTTCATTCCTGTTTTCGGGCTTTCTGTTTCCGATCGCGACGATGCCGTACCTGTTGCAGCTTTACACCTACGCATTCCCGACGCGCTACTTCAACGACATCAGCCGCGACCTGTTCCTGAAGGGCGTCGGCATCGAGTACCTGTGGGGGAATATCGCGCTGCTGGCATTGTATGCCGTCGTCCTCTTCGCTGCGGCCAGCCTGACGCTGCGCAAAAAGGTGGCGCGATGAGGCGCCTTGCCGCAGCGATCCGCAAGGAGTTCCGCCAGTTTCTGCGCGATTGGCTGCTGGTTGTACTCGTGGTCTTCATCTACACGGCGGATCTCGTGATCTGCACCAGCGCGCTATCGTTCGACGTGCGCAACCTGCGGCTTGCGCTGTACGACGGCGACCGCAGCGAGTTGAGCGCGCGGCTGGTCGAGCGCTTCACCGCCACCGACTACTTCGGCAAACTGATTCGCACCAGCCGCATTTCCGACATCGACCGCTTGCTCGACGCCGGCCAAGCCGACCTCGCCCTGGTGATTCACCCAGGTTTCGCCCAACAGGCAGCGGCCGGCCGCGCGACCGAGGTGCAAGTGCTGCTGGCCGGGGTCAACGCCAATACCGCGAATGCGGCGCGCGGGTATGCGCAAACCATCGTCGGCGGCTTTGCGCGCGACTTGCTGGAAAACCACGCGGCGCGGCACGGCATCGCCGTCGATTTGCCGTCCGTGCGGGTCGACGTACGCATCTGGTACAACCCGCAACTCGAATTCGCGCACTTCATGGCGGTGTCGATGATCGTCGTCGCCGCGCTGATGGTGGGCGTGATCACGGCCGCCGCCGGCCTGGTACGCGAAAAGGAATCGGGCACCATCGAGCAATTGGTGGTGACGCCCTTGCGCAGCCATGAATTGATCATCGCCAAGGCGGCGCCGCCGTTTACCATCGGCATGCTCGCGCTGTCGCCCAGCATCCTCATCGCCAAGGCATTCGGTGTGCCCCTGGCCGGCAATCTCGCTCTCTTCATCGCCGCCTCGGCAATCGCGCTGGCCGCGTTCCTGGCGATCGGTTTTTTCATCGGCACGCTCGCCGAAAACCTCCAGCAAGCGCTGCTGCTGGCCTTCTTCATTCTTTTCCCACTGATGTTTCTTTCCGGGACGATTGCACCGATCGAAAGCACACCGGCGTTGATGCAGTGGCTTTCATCGCTGAGCCCGGTGCGCTATTACATGCAAATTGCGTTGGGTATCTTGTTGAAAGGAGTGGGCATGGAGGTCTTGTGGCCGCAGTTCGCCGCGCTTTTCGTCACCGGAGGAGCACTGAGCGCGTGGAGCGTCGCCCGTTTGCGCCGGCGACTTTATGCGTAATACCTTGTTGTTCGTTCGGCATGCAGCGGGCGGCCAGGGATTTTTACAGGAGACCATGGATGAGCGATGGTTGCTGCATTGTTTCGGCGTTGCCCGCGTCGAGCTGGATGTTGCCGACGGAAATGTGCGAGCACAAAGGCATCGGCCATCCCGATTCCTTGTGTGACGGTGCTGTGGAAGCGGCGGCGCGCGCCCTCGGTCGCGCCTATCTCGAGAACTATGGCGCGATACGGCCCTTCAATCTCGACAAGGCTCTGCTGATCGGTGGCGTCAGCAAGCCGCGCTTCGGCGGCGGGAGGTTGTTGCAGCCGATGCGCCTGATTATTTCCGGCCCGGTGACGGAGCTGCCTTCGCCATCGGCAAGGGAGGTTGTAGAGCAAGCCGTCCGAACATACATCGATTCGACGATCGGGCTGGACCCGGCCGCGATTGTCATCGAGCCGCGGGTGCGGACCTGCACGCCCAGTCTGGCGCATGTGCTCGACATGCCGGCGGGGGTGCTGTCCAACGATACGTCGTTCGGCGTCGGATACGCCCCTCATTCCGAATTGGAGCGGCTGGTGCTGGATGCGGCGGCCGTTCTGCGCAGCGACGCATTGCGCACCCAAATACCGGGAGCCGGCAAGGATTTCAAGGTCATGGGAAGCCGTCATGGCAACAAGCTTTCCTTGACGGTGGCGCTCGCCATCCTCGATTGCGAGGTCGGGGACGCCGGAATGTATTTCGCCATCAAGGAGCGGGTCGGCAGCTTCTTGCACGAGAGGCTTGACGAGCATTTCTCGCTGCGAATCAATACGCTCGACAATCCGGATGCAACGGATGAAGGCAGTATCTATCTGACGGTGACCGGCTTGTCGGCGGAGCAGGGGGATGACGGACAGGTTGGCCGCGGCAACCGTGTCAACGGATTGATTACGCCTTATCGGCCGATGTCATTGGAAGCCGCCGCCGGGAAGAACCCTGCCGCGCATGTCGGCAAACTCTACAACGTGCTGGCCCATAAGCTGGCGCGCGACATATACGAGCATGTCGCCGGGCTCAATGGCGTCACCGTGCGCTTGCTCTCGACCATCGGCATGCCGGTCGACCAGCCGCATCTCGCGGCTGTCGATGTGGCGACCTCGGCACCCCTCGGGCAGGCGCAACGCGCTTGGATTAAAAAGTTGGTCGCAGCCGGGCTGGACGATTTGCCGGCCCTGTCGCGTCAACTGATCGACGGCGATATTCCTGTCTTCTGACAGAATGTATCGGCCTGCCGC is a genomic window containing:
- a CDS encoding ATP-binding cassette domain-containing protein — translated: MQPGEGKVARTPASVPAISIHSVSRRFGKRLVLDDVTLEVQAGEMFGIVGADGAGKTTLLQSICAILDPSAGSVAVAGRDSVREAGRIQAALGYVAQSYSLYGDLTVAENLAFFAAIRAVPSSVFAARREALLRFSGLAPFLDRRAKSLSGGMQKKLAVCCSLLHEPEILVLDEPTLGVDPISRRELWTMLRAFHARGKTIIVATSYMDEAAGCDRVAVLAGGRVLACGPPAGFGDLEEAVKHLLAPAAAVPEPPPALLAAEEAKGDAIRVSGLSRRFGNFTAVDRLSFSVARGEIFGLLGPNGSGKSTTIKMLTGILPPSEGSMEVAGIDVAARPGSVKGRIGYMSQRFSLYVDLTVDENIEFFGSIYGLSDVALAERRAWVLRLAGLAGYERALVRSLSGALKQRLALGCAVLHRPDVLFLDEPTSGVDPVSREGFWHLITAIGRAGTAVLVTTHYIREAQRCDRVAFIDRGRLLAVDAPAVLRARHGGVDLEDVFIALMKHPGQEK
- a CDS encoding methionine adenosyltransferase, encoding MSDGCCIVSALPASSWMLPTEMCEHKGIGHPDSLCDGAVEAAARALGRAYLENYGAIRPFNLDKALLIGGVSKPRFGGGRLLQPMRLIISGPVTELPSPSAREVVEQAVRTYIDSTIGLDPAAIVIEPRVRTCTPSLAHVLDMPAGVLSNDTSFGVGYAPHSELERLVLDAAAVLRSDALRTQIPGAGKDFKVMGSRHGNKLSLTVALAILDCEVGDAGMYFAIKERVGSFLHERLDEHFSLRINTLDNPDATDEGSIYLTVTGLSAEQGDDGQVGRGNRVNGLITPYRPMSLEAAAGKNPAAHVGKLYNVLAHKLARDIYEHVAGLNGVTVRLLSTIGMPVDQPHLAAVDVATSAPLGQAQRAWIKKLVAAGLDDLPALSRQLIDGDIPVF
- a CDS encoding ABC transporter permease — its product is MMLAALLRKETIEILRDPITLAVAVVLPLIMLFLFGYGVSMDVENVPTAVYDQDRTPQSARFIDTFVQSGYFKHHRNLWSPRQVDAALDRADATMVIVIPPGFARRLAAGSEAPVQILIDGSFSPTALIVSNYAAAVVNRFSTRLAEERLAEFGLTASGLVRLESRVWYNAPLKTVNYIVPGLFAVLLMAFPPMLTALAIVRERERGTIEQIYVSPVSPAMFILGKIIPYAVLAFGEMLLVLAVGTAWFDIPLRGSLGLLLGASLIYVFVTVGLGVAVSAVARTQVAAVLLSSVGTLMPSFLFSGFLFPIATMPYLLQLYTYAFPTRYFNDISRDLFLKGVGIEYLWGNIALLALYAVVLFAAASLTLRKKVAR
- a CDS encoding ABC transporter permease, yielding MRRLAAAIRKEFRQFLRDWLLVVLVVFIYTADLVICTSALSFDVRNLRLALYDGDRSELSARLVERFTATDYFGKLIRTSRISDIDRLLDAGQADLALVIHPGFAQQAAAGRATEVQVLLAGVNANTANAARGYAQTIVGGFARDLLENHAARHGIAVDLPSVRVDVRIWYNPQLEFAHFMAVSMIVVAALMVGVITAAAGLVREKESGTIEQLVVTPLRSHELIIAKAAPPFTIGMLALSPSILIAKAFGVPLAGNLALFIAASAIALAAFLAIGFFIGTLAENLQQALLLAFFILFPLMFLSGTIAPIESTPALMQWLSSLSPVRYYMQIALGILLKGVGMEVLWPQFAALFVTGGALSAWSVARLRRRLYA